The genomic region GGTGAATGTGAAGGAGATCTGCTGGCCCGGCCGCAGGGGTGGGCTCTGCCAGTCCGCCCCGCTGAGGAAGTGCACATTTCAATAAGGCGAATGGATCGGCCACGCGCCGGCCCGCGGGGCCGCTGGACAGATCCGCCAGGCCTTTCCTCCGCGCGGCCGGGCCCGGAGGCAGGCCCCCTGCACCCCAGGGTTGAAACGAGCGCACGTCCAGTTGATAGAGAGCGCGGCGCCTCCTTTCTCCGGGAAGACGGGTAAGCATCGCTGATGCCCCGCTGCGCGTCGTTCATGACGCGCTTTTCCGGGCGAGCCGTCGCCGCACCATCGTGAGCAGCTGACGAGCCGGCGGGCGAAACTGTCGGACCTCATCCCCCAGCTCATGGACGGTGGCGGCCAGGGCGATGCTATGCCGGATGTAGTCCTGCATCAGATCCACCAGCATCCGCTGCCGGGTTCGGAGTCCCCGGGCCTCGGTTTCCCCCCAGATCTCCCCCGCCACGACCTCCTCCGCATCCGATACCAGGATCAACCATCGGGCAGCGGAGGCCGGGGCGATCCGGTAGCGATGGAGCTCCCCCCGGCATCCCTCGCATACGGAGGCACAGGCCGCCAGGCACAGCGTGGTGATCCGCACCCCCCGGGCTTCCGCGCGGGCCAGAGGCATCGCGAGGGCGCTCGCCTCCGGCGGCCACAGGGCGACCCAGATCGTGCGCGTGGCCCGATCCAGGATCGCCCGGGCATGATCCAGGAGCGTGGCATATCCAGAGAGGTTCCAGACCGGCTCCGGCTCCGGCGCAGGGCCGAGGGCCTCCAGCGCCCTCCGCGCCGCAGCAAGGGTCTCCTCGAAGCGGCGATCCAGGCGCTTGAGGAACTCCCCTGGCGGCGTCGGAGCATAACGAGTGCCCTCCGGCGTCTCCACCCGTATCACAGCGCCTCGCTCTTCCAGGCGCTGGAGCACCGGGTAGATATTCGGCCGGGGGATCCCCGAGCGTTTGGCCAGCTCATAGCCGGTCAGGGGATGCGCCTGCAGAAGGGTCACATAGGCCCGGGCCTCGTATTCGCTGAACCCCAGCTGTTGCAGCAACTCGATGACGTCTGCCATGCCGCTTCCTTTTCCAGAAGCTCTTCACCGGGAAGCGCCCACGCGCATCCCGTGCCGGTAGACCAGCTCCCCGCCCAGGAAGTTGCCGAGGAGCAGGAGCCCGACGCCCAGGGCGGCGAGGAGGAGGGGGAGGATGGGCGTGCGCGCCGATCCGGGGTCGAGGGCTCGCAACCCGGCGCTTATGGCGAAGCACCCGGTCGCGCCGGCCTGGGCGAGCAGATGTCGCCATCCCAGCTGACGCTTCCAGGAGCCGGGGACGGTGGGCAGGAAGTCCAGCAGGCCGGTGAAAATGGCCAGGGCTGCCATCCCCAGCCCCAGCAGGATGTCATAGAAAGCGGCGCGGACCAGCGTGGGATCCGGCCGGATCCAGGAGAGGAGATCGAACAGGAGGGCGGCCGGCCACAGCCCTGCCGGGAAGTGGACCACCAGCGCATGGGTCGGGTGCCCGATGGGCTTGCCCTGAAGCACCTCCCGCAGCGTCCAGCCGCCTCCGATGAACTGCCGGCTCTGTCCCACGCCCAGCCTCCGTATCCCTTAACGCCCCTGAGCGCCCGGGGTCCAGACACGACTGCGGACCTCCCCGCGCAGGACCTTTTCCATGGTCTCCGTCATATTTCGCCAGACCTGCTCGACGGAGAGGCCCTCGGCCTTCGCCGCCTCCACCAGGTGCTGCATCGTGATGTGGCGCGGATCCCCGTGCCCGGCATCCGGCTCCATACAACCGCACGAGAGACACATGGCGGGCCTCCTTTAGAAGTTATACAAGCAACTACTATTGTAGATGGGAATGGCGATACTGTCAAATCTGGGGAAGGCGAGGTGAAGGATGCTGGTGGAGGGAGATCCGCGTCCCATGGACGTCTGACGCCGGTCTGGTGTATTTTCACTCGCTGTCGAATAAACTGAGAGGAGCATGGATTCCTTCAGAAGGCTGGTCATGAAGAGGGGGGTCATGATCAAAGTGAAGCGTGTCTACGATCCGGTGGAGCCCGATGATGGGCAGCGGTTCCTGGTCGAGCGGCTGTGGCCCCGGGGGATCCGCAAGGAGGCCCTGCAAATGAAGGGCTGGCTGAAGGACGTGGCCCCCAGCGATGGGCTGCGGCGGTGGTTCGGCCACGATCCGAGGAAGTGGGAGGAGTTCCGGCGGCGC from Thermoflexus sp. harbors:
- a CDS encoding cupredoxin domain-containing protein, which codes for MHFLSGADWQSPPLRPGQQISFTFTRPGEYRYQCDFHAQRMKGVIMVTP
- a CDS encoding TrmB family transcriptional regulator, which encodes MADVIELLQQLGFSEYEARAYVTLLQAHPLTGYELAKRSGIPRPNIYPVLQRLEERGAVIRVETPEGTRYAPTPPGEFLKRLDRRFEETLAAARRALEALGPAPEPEPVWNLSGYATLLDHARAILDRATRTIWVALWPPEASALAMPLARAEARGVRITTLCLAACASVCEGCRGELHRYRIAPASAARWLILVSDAEEVVAGEIWGETEARGLRTRQRMLVDLMQDYIRHSIALAATVHELGDEVRQFRPPARQLLTMVRRRLARKSAS
- a CDS encoding DUF2231 domain-containing protein, with translation MGQSRQFIGGGWTLREVLQGKPIGHPTHALVVHFPAGLWPAALLFDLLSWIRPDPTLVRAAFYDILLGLGMAALAIFTGLLDFLPTVPGSWKRQLGWRHLLAQAGATGCFAISAGLRALDPGSARTPILPLLLAALGVGLLLLGNFLGGELVYRHGMRVGASR
- a CDS encoding DUF488 domain-containing protein, which encodes MIKVKRVYDPVEPDDGQRFLVERLWPRGIRKEALQMKGWLKDVAPSDGLRRWFGHDPRKWEEFRRRYFAELEAHPEAWQPLLEAARAGNITLLFSARDTSHNNAVALREFLEEKLKEPQDPSLQASGL